One Rhizoctonia solani chromosome 2, complete sequence DNA segment encodes these proteins:
- a CDS encoding Mus7/mms22 family protein — translation MESSDDEMDIIERAPPRSRVPPSKDLVFNERDQGLDDDSEEILTSDPEELAEILANRSLEKYIKEKSGPSSPDVIHPNREIIENGSQEQNFDTSLPKVNLSNSLPSLGSIRSPPRDASQTSSPTQASQSSVDSMTQYTYDNNAEAPSTPQPAPPNSSPNSTRIRYSPPDYLQYSLRRTPDHSGTTKQTNPEGDPLANSPRTEDHSRIESTRPLSPMSLDEPHLSSQLSRASSPTLPSPTQSSPAPILHPQNEPSTNDNQTPALSPTRLVNMMRGDMSADIVEAQGVPDELHIPVHGRTLRTRTARQQHPYAIEYAQYRRTMLQAGLNDAIIRPQVRDSQDPQGVIHAKHPRPLDPEMREFIVPEDEESQDLYVPPPSPQHERRNTRDEQPTVNMDDLLAGFGGALSDDDTPTRRAARKDKGKENAGSSPKRAPLKPKPFPLNAKSVTADEARRSPSPITRKHVAPSTLTPRIPQSDRFRRSPGSSSSDSNILPESDNDSDSSATVSSSGLSDSLERKRMRILNRMMPAAWVRRQAERIEAKRDKTLNPPKRQTLPQTGGTKRNLANLQRPLVLLGDSESEDDDSTMKQEDDQLNIPPSPVTHSMDRSPAPAPLRRRQRKTQVLSDDNDGDIVEISSSDERSISSSAIVPKHMDDDEISSWLTRRSPVRSGVGGDLINRMLSRTGEFSRNTKPTPKKRAGYKQDGTKMKQAKLTSMFRASSQDGVIELSSEDDRPRAKRTSVRIHLDISRNQGHKSSQARRTFTIRGDWADLLDGTVAPTANTQKAKDKKSAYNRTASTSNLHIREGPGSATQNSGAGERPQHTRSFDHKTVSTDCGILPFVPHTKFAPSTYIGRGFLQNLLDAVTTVDTPPVEATPVVVFGEHLDVRITGSEFVEKVRYLVLRWTGWLLGQESETELNVQRSFRYVALMMTHILEGSSSVTPLNSESISVSLDFLEEDATEILALINSVSQGDPAFKIRPSNQASIGYHFIGFSLNLPLVSFAAIFDSAVQVLIRALLSYSISDRLQYSYSSVNDLNDPILEIWVCLIYLVDETRVAGAVNWKPLWIHVEHVLDTPTFSLPYKVFESERRWEYIFAFSALNMFSSQTGRLMPSHPPISRWAWVCKTIKDVRLKEDSNIAGASARQQRIDFYVRTVMARCWLLHTMWGWNYQHYDRLFTLIYPIFQSRKLAKLKDEKTDFPPFIRHLDLESLDRFSNGDSAWSIFLKIFRRAIVDNPGGARKLYSTCMPIGVLNFTDENPATDMDLSRLLNRFAILLVILITEPTQDRAVDCAKRIQALIPFHTADMRSREACIRAFQYAGLLLKFYKLDFAPLASWMRNMVTSLQEGMKKATSLPQRNRLAVLVLCLLRGVSAVVSTAGFDRDTTLEYPETGLLIPELFQLIFQVDMKSNPAARREIRLFLEAFCNAREAFIARLPPKPIPPIVQDEESQESYGFNDFELDLNDPDVLAGLDAAEGDEVLPTNNPDPLITKERNFAELVRTTISPVIFENVILGLGLDDRRLSVAPERENDQSEEYAWVKVWVSCVKIVVENHQKTWWDHLGNWGGAHQERISRIIDVGAERRVRIQFCYLAMKCAPNLVRQASREQKHLLILPWFQCLPHHRYTVEHKYTALICDRGLTSNPILEGLPCRSNDKGEHYVLSTELMAERLEYVRRVLGNLNKLARDDEGNPMSTHVTRGREYIAKFFETMKHTWEYLGRPLAFSADCGLVPSYLEFCNDVRRITGELLLEASVKDMSLRLSWVPRRL, via the exons TCGCTCTCTCGAAAAGTATATCAAGGAGAAATCTGGTCCTTCCAGTCCTGATGTAATTCATCCGAATCGGGAGATTATTGAGAAT GGCTCTCAAGAGCAGAATTTTGATACAAGCTTGCCTAAAGTAAACTTGTCGAACTCATTACCTTCGTTGGGATCAATACGCTCCCCGCCTCGAGATGCTTCGCAAACGTCTAGCCCTACTCAAGCATCGCAATCCTCCGTGGATAGCATGACGCAGTATACATATGATAACAACGCCGAAGCCCCAAGCACTCCACAGCCAGCCCCTCCGAATTCATCACCGAATTCGACTAGGATCAGGTATTCCCCTCCTGACTACCTCCAGTATTCTTTACGGCGCACCCCAGACCATAGTGGGACAACTAAACAAACGAATCCAGAAGGTGATCCATTG GCGAACTCTCCCCGAACGGAGGATCATTCTCGGATCGAGTCCACTCGACCGCTAAGTCCAA TGTCCTTGGACGAACCGCACCTCTCTTCTCAACTTTCTCGCGCCTCATCGCCCACTTTACCTTCGCCCACTCAATCTTCACCAGCACCGATACTTCATCCACAAAATGAGCCATCGACAAACGACAACCAAACTCCAGCGCTTTCTCCGACTCGTTTGGTCAACATGATGAGAGGGGACATGTCTGCTGACATTGTCGAAGCACAAGGCGTCCCAGATGAACTGCACATCCCCGTTCATGGTCGAACTCTCCGTACTCGCACCGCTCGACAACAGCATCCATATGCGATCGAGTATGCTCAGTACAGACGCACAATGCTCCAAGCGGGCTTGAATGATGCTAtcatacggccacaagtgcgCGATTCTCAAGATCCTCAAGGTGTCATTCATGCAAAACACCCCAGGCCTTTGGATCCAGAAATGAGAGAATTTATTGTCCCCGAGGATGAAGAATCTCAGGATTTGTACGTTCCTCCCCCTTCTCCCCAACACGAAAGGCGAAACACCAGGGACGAGCAACCTACGGTGAACATGGATGATCTGCTCGCAGGTTTTGGTGGAGCTCTGTCTGACGACGATACGCCAACTAGAAGAGCCGCCAGAAAAGACAAGGGAAAGGAAAACGCGGGATCGAGCCCAAAGAGGGCACCCTTAAAGCCGAAACCTTTCCCGCTGAACGCGAAATCT GTAACAGCTGATGAAGCTCGCCGGTCGCCGAGTCCAATTACGCGAAAGCATGTCGCCCCATCCACGCTGACTCCTCGCATTCCTCAAAGTGATCGGTTCAGAAGATCTCCAGGGTCCAGCTCGAGCGATTCTAACATACTACCCGAGTCCGACAACGACTCTGATTCATCGGCTACCGTCTCTAGCTCAGGTTTATCCGATTCATTGGAGCGAAAAAGAATGCGAATTCTCAATAGAATGATGCCTGCTGCTTGGGTTCGAAGACAAGCAGAACGAATAGAAGCTAAACGGGACAAGACATTGAACCCTCCAAAGCGACAGACATTACCACAGACCGGAGGCACCAAACGAAACCTTGCTAACTTACAGCGACCGCTTGTACTCCTTGGAGACTCTGAAAGTGAAGACGATGATAGCACAATGAAACAAGAGGATGACCAACTCAACATTCCCCCCTCTCCAGTGACTCACTCTATGGACCGATCTCCAGCACCCGCCCCCCTCCGTCGGCGCCAGCGTAAAACTCAGGTTCTTTCAGATGATAACGATGGCGATATTGTCGAGATATCCTCTTCAGATGAGCGCTCCATTTCATCAAGTGCCATAGTGCCGAAGCATATGGATGACGATGAAATATCTTCCTGGTTGACGAGAAGGAGCCCAGTGCGATCAGGTGTTGGTGGAGATCTTATAAACCGTATGCTCAGTAGAACTGGAGAATTTTCGCGAAACACCAAACCTACGCCCAAGAAACGAGCAGGATACAAGCAAGATGGAACAAAAATGAAGCAGGCGAAGCTCACATCGATGTTTCGCGCCTCCAGTCAAGACGGAGTTATCGAACTTTCCTCTGAAGACGACAGGCCGCGTGCGAAACGTACAAGCGTTCGGATCCATCTCGACATAAGCAGAAATCAAGGGCACAAGAGTTCCCAAGCCCGGCGGACTTTCACCATACGCGGAGATTGGGCAGACCTTCTCGATGGGACGGTAGCTCCTACGGCCAACACTCAAAAAGCCAAAGACAAAAAATCTGCATATAACCGGACTGCATCCACCAGCAATTTGCATATTCGAGAGGGGCCTGGTTCTGCAACACAAAACAGCGGGGCCGGCGAGCGGCCTCAACATACACGCTCATTCGATCACAAAACGGTTTCCACAGACTGCGGGATACTTCCATTTGTTCCGCATACGAAATTTGCTCCTTCGACTTACATCGGACGTGGGTTTCTTCAAAACTTGCTGGATGCGGTAACGACAGTTGATACTCCGCCTGTTGAAGCGACTCCTGTCGTCGTTTTTGGAGAACATTTGGATGTTCGGATCACAGGATCTGAATTTGTGGAGAAAGTACGTTATTTGGTACTCAGATGGACTGGCTGGCTACTTGGTCAAGAGAGCGAGACTGAGCTAAACGTCCAACGGAGTTTTCGCTACGTAGCGCTAATGATGACCCACATTCTTGAAGGCTCATCTAGTGTAACTCCGCTCAACTCTGAATCGATCTCGGTGTCTCTGGATTTTTTGGAGGAAGATGCAACGGAGATCCTCGCATTGATTAACTCGGTCTCCCAAGGTGATCCGGCTTTCAAGATTCGACCATCGAATCAAGCATCAATTGGCTATCATTTCATTGGTTTTTCGTTGAACTTGCCGCTCGTATCGTTTGCGGCAATC TTTGACTCTGCCGTCCAAGTTTTGATTCGCGCTTTGCTGAGCTATAGCATTTCAGATCGCCTTCAATATTCATATAGCTCGGTTAATGATCTCAACGATCCCATTCTCGAAATATGGGTATGTCTGATTTATTTGGTCGATGAAACCCGAGTTGCTGGTGCAGTCAATTGGAAACCACTGTGGATACATGTCGAACACGTCCTAGATACACCAACATTTTCCCTCCCTTACAAAGTTTTTGAAAGCGAGAGGCGTTGGGAATACATTTTCGCCTTTTCAGCACTCAATATGTTCTCGAGCCAAACTGGCCGATTAATGCCGTCACATCCACCTATCTCGCGTTGGGCATGGGTTTGCAAAACCATTAAGGACGTTCGGCTCAAAGAAGACAGCAATATTGCTGGAGCAAGCGCCAGGCAACAACGAATTGACTTCTATGTGCGCACGGTAATGGCTCGGTGCTGGCTCTTGCATACAATGTGGGGTTGGAATTACCAGCATTACGACCGTCTTTTCACGCTTATCTATCCTATATTCCAATCTCGAAAGTTAGCCAAATTGAAGGACGAAAAGACCGATTTTCCTCCCTTTATTCGCCACCTAGATCTTGAAAGCCTAGATCGCTTCAGCAACGGCGACTCTGCATGGAGCATTTTCTTGAAGATATTTCGCCGTGCTATTGTTGACAATCCCGGTGGTGCGCGTAAGCTATATTCAACATGTATGCCCATCGGAGTATTGAATTTTACGGACGAGAACCCGGCCACCGACATGGACCTTTCTCGGCTTTTAAATCGATTCGCCATTCTCTTGGTAATCCTAATCACCGAGCCCACTCAAGACCGCGCAGTGGATTGCGCCAAGAGGATACAAGCTCTAATTCCATTCCATACTGCAGATATGCGCTCGCGCGAAGCATGTATTCGCGCTTTTCAATACGCCGGTCTCCTGCTCAAATTCTACAAACTGGATTTTGCCCCGCTCGCTTCCTGGATGCGTAACATGGTGACTTCATTGCAAGAGGGCATGAAAAAGGCCACGTCACTTCCTCAGCGTAACCGTCTCGCAGTCTTGGTATTATGCTTACTTCGTGGCGTTTCCGCTGTCGTCAGCACAGCGGGCTTCGATCGGGATACTACGCTTGAATACCCCGAGACTGGACTCCTTATTCCAG AACTTTTTCAATTGATATTTCAGGTGGACATGAAGAGTAATCCGGCCGCCCGACGAGAGATAAGGCTTTTCTTGGAAGCTTTTTGCAATGCTCGTGAGGCGTTTATTGCACGACTTCCCCCAAAGCCCATCCCACCCATTGTTCAAGATGAAGAGAGCCAAGAAAGCTACGGGTTTAACGATTTCGAACTCGATTTGAATGATCCAGATGTGCTAGCTGGCTTAGACGCGGCCGAAGGAGATGAGGTGCTCCCAACAAATAACCCAGATCCCCTAATAACAAAAGAGAGGAACTTTGCGGAA CTCGTCAGGACTACCATTTCCCCTGTCATTTTCGAAAATGTGATCCTCGGGCTCGGACTTGACGACCGCCGATTGTCGGTGGCCCCGGAACGCGAAAACGACCAAAGTGAAGAATATGCTTGGGTCAAAGTTTGGGTTAGCTGTGTTAAGATTGTCGTAGAGAATCACCAAAAA ACTTGGTGGGATCATCTTGGCAATTGGGGTGGTGCACACCAAGAACGGATTTCACGAATAATCGACGTCGGTGCCGAACGACGTGTGCGTATACAATTCTGCTACCTTGCTATGAAGTGCGCCCCAAACCTAGTCCGACAGGCCAGTAGG GAACAAAAACATCTGCTTATATTGCCGTGGTTTCAATGCCTGCCTCACCATCGATACACTGTGGAGCACAAGTACACAGCTTTGATATGCGACCGTGGGTTGACTTCTAATCCCATCCTGGAGGGGCTGCCGTGCCGATCAAACGACAAAGGCGAGCACTATGTTCTCAGCACTGAATTAATGGCAGAGCGCCTTGAATACGTCCGCC GAGTTCTGGGGAACTTGAATAAGTTAGCGAGAGATGATGAAGGCAATCCCATGTCCACGCATGTAACACGGGGGCGAGAGTATATTGCTAAATTCTTCGAAACAATGAAGCATACCTGGGAGTATTTGGGACGGCCATTAGCGTTCTCGGCTGACTGCGGTTTGGTTCCCTCGTACTTGGAATTTTGCAACGATGTCAGGAGAATTACGGGAGAACTCTTACTTGAGGCTTCGGTCAAAGACATGTCTCTTCGGCTTTCTTGGGTTCCTCGACGTTTGTAA